The following are encoded together in the Pleurocapsa sp. FMAR1 genome:
- the uvrC gene encoding excinuclease ABC subunit UvrC: MTALIENIPLLKQSDRLEARLKEIPPEPGVYFMRSENGDILYIGKSKKLRSRVRSYFRDSQKLSDRIAMMVRQVTEIEFIVTDTEAEALALEANLVKKHQPYYNVLLKDDKKYPYVCITWSEDYPRIFITRKRRATKQRDRYYGPYVDTRLLRYTLHIIKRVFPLRQRRQPLFKDRPCLNYDMGRCPGVCQSLITPEEYKKIVQKVAMVFQGRSEELVDTISSQMEKAVERLDFERAAQLRDQIKALQNLTADQKVSLPDDTVSRDAIALAADDKHCCIQLFQIRAGKLVGRLGFFADARSGTPGAILQRVLEEHYTTVEAVEIPTEILVQHELPEGEMLTEWLTNQKVKKVSLVNPQRQVKAELIEMVERNANYELERTQRVSDRNDRALQDLATVLDLPELPKRIEGYDISHIQGSNAVASQVVFVDGVPAKQHYRHYKIKNPDVRIGRSDDFASMAEVIGRRFRKYAKNPPLSRGVGGDRDFPDVVMIDGGKGQLSSVVKVLQDMNLLEAVKVVSLAKKREEIFLPGETKPLDTDAEQSGVQLLRRVRDESHRFAVSFHRQQRLKSSRRSRLEEIPGLGFQRQKQLLAHFHSIDYIREANVKKLTEVSGIGQSLAQEIYNYFHPNP; encoded by the coding sequence ATGACTGCATTGATTGAAAATATACCATTATTAAAGCAAAGCGATCGCCTTGAAGCTCGTCTCAAAGAAATACCCCCCGAACCTGGGGTATATTTTATGCGTAGCGAAAATGGAGATATTTTGTATATTGGCAAATCCAAGAAATTGCGATCGCGAGTTCGTTCTTATTTTCGTGACTCTCAAAAGCTGAGTGACAGAATTGCCATGATGGTACGTCAGGTAACAGAAATTGAGTTTATTGTTACCGACACCGAAGCAGAAGCTTTGGCATTGGAAGCTAACTTAGTTAAAAAACATCAACCTTACTATAATGTATTGCTCAAGGATGATAAAAAATATCCTTATGTGTGCATCACTTGGTCAGAAGACTATCCGCGCATTTTTATTACCCGTAAACGTCGAGCAACGAAGCAGCGCGATCGCTATTATGGTCCTTATGTAGATACTCGTCTGCTGCGCTATACTCTGCATATAATTAAGCGTGTATTTCCGCTGCGTCAGCGTCGCCAGCCTTTATTTAAAGATCGTCCCTGTCTCAATTACGACATGGGTAGATGTCCTGGGGTGTGCCAGTCTTTGATTACTCCTGAAGAATATAAAAAGATTGTTCAAAAAGTAGCGATGGTCTTCCAGGGAAGGAGTGAGGAACTAGTTGATACTATATCGTCTCAAATGGAAAAGGCGGTAGAGAGACTAGACTTTGAAAGGGCTGCTCAACTACGGGATCAGATTAAAGCTTTACAGAATCTTACTGCCGATCAGAAAGTGTCTTTGCCTGATGATACCGTTTCCCGTGATGCGATCGCTTTAGCTGCTGACGATAAACACTGCTGTATTCAATTATTCCAGATTCGTGCAGGTAAATTAGTCGGACGCTTAGGCTTTTTTGCCGATGCGAGATCGGGTACGCCTGGGGCAATTTTACAGCGGGTATTAGAAGAACATTACACTACTGTAGAAGCAGTAGAAATTCCTACCGAAATTTTAGTACAGCATGAATTACCCGAAGGAGAAATGCTGACAGAATGGTTGACTAATCAAAAAGTCAAAAAAGTTAGTTTGGTTAATCCCCAAAGACAGGTAAAAGCTGAACTAATTGAAATGGTGGAACGCAACGCCAACTATGAATTAGAACGAACTCAAAGAGTAAGCGATCGCAACGATCGGGCTTTACAAGATTTAGCAACTGTTCTTGATTTACCCGAACTACCTAAACGCATTGAGGGTTATGATATTTCCCATATTCAGGGATCGAATGCAGTAGCTTCTCAAGTTGTTTTTGTCGATGGTGTACCCGCAAAACAACATTACCGTCATTACAAAATCAAAAATCCTGATGTCAGAATTGGACGTTCTGATGATTTTGCCAGCATGGCAGAAGTAATTGGTCGTCGCTTTCGCAAGTATGCTAAAAATCCTCCTTTATCAAGGGGGGTTGGGGGAGATCGAGATTTTCCTGACGTGGTGATGATTGACGGAGGCAAGGGACAATTATCTTCTGTGGTTAAGGTATTGCAAGATATGAATCTTTTAGAAGCCGTCAAAGTAGTTAGTTTAGCCAAAAAAAGAGAAGAAATCTTTTTACCAGGAGAAACGAAACCATTAGATACGGATGCAGAACAATCTGGAGTACAGTTACTCAGAAGGGTGCGGGATGAGTCCCATCGTTTCGCTGTCAGCTTCCATCGTCAGCAACGTTTAAAAAGCAGCAGGCGATCGCGCTTAGAAGAAATTCCAGGCTTAGGTTTTCAGCGTCAAAAGCAGCTTCTGGCTCATTTTCACTCAATTGACTATATTCGTGAAGCGAATGTGAAAAAGTTAACTGAAGTTTCAGGCATTGGTCAAAGTTTGGCACAGGAAATTTATAATTATTTTCATCCCAATCCGTAA
- a CDS encoding MarR family winged helix-turn-helix transcriptional regulator, giving the protein MDKILMEFVNTLDSSFKKIQAQAGSSSGVSQLTISQFQYIDAIYELEKPTITEVANKLLIAKASVSTGINKLIKQDYVTKTQSYQDKRIFYLSLTARGEQLINAKYQALKEYGDFISAALNDDETRQLEAILTKLVKLFGRI; this is encoded by the coding sequence ATGGATAAAATCTTAATGGAGTTTGTGAACACGCTTGATTCCTCTTTCAAAAAAATACAAGCGCAGGCGGGCAGCAGTTCTGGTGTTTCACAGTTAACTATCAGTCAATTTCAATATATTGATGCAATCTATGAGTTAGAAAAACCAACAATTACGGAAGTTGCTAATAAACTATTGATTGCTAAAGCTTCAGTTTCTACAGGCATAAACAAATTAATCAAACAGGATTATGTAACGAAAACTCAGTCTTATCAAGACAAACGCATTTTTTACCTGAGTTTAACGGCAAGGGGTGAACAATTAATTAATGCTAAGTATCAAGCTCTAAAAGAATATGGCGATTTTATAAGTGCTGCTCTAAATGACGATGAAACAAGGCAACTTGAAGCTATTCTTACTAAATTAGTCAAACTTTTTGGCAGAATTTAG
- a CDS encoding glycosyltransferase: MLITLLAAGSRGDTQPYIALGVELQKSGYTVRIAASEAFEDLIKSCGLEFYPLLGNVSKIADNDKLRQAMSADNPLKVIMSFNTMKNYAYSLQQGFYDACQGSDAIVYHPGAVIGYFIAQTLDISSILATPFPMIPTKTYPALIFYNSVRLGKTFNLLTHILFQKIRWLISKAPIKQFWKDKFGSIPRNFIDPFSQLQSENNLTLVACSNYVFPKPQNWSKEVHNTGYWFLDEDDYWSPPDKLSEFLLAGTPPVYVGFGSLGNPAKATQTTELIIDALQLSGQRGILATGWGGMTKLNKTSQDIFIIESVPHAWLFPKMSVVVHHGGAGTTAAALRACVPSILIPHANDQFAWGKKVYELGVGAKPIPRKKLTVEKLSAAISYALKKEVKVAAKTLGAKIQRENGVKVAAKLIIDFLKQK; encoded by the coding sequence ATGCTAATTACCCTACTTGCTGCTGGCTCACGCGGAGATACTCAACCCTATATTGCTCTTGGAGTAGAATTACAAAAATCAGGCTATACCGTTCGGATTGCTGCATCAGAAGCCTTTGAAGATTTAATCAAAAGCTGTGGATTAGAGTTTTATCCGCTTCTTGGCAATGTATCTAAGATCGCAGATAACGATAAATTGAGACAGGCGATGTCAGCCGACAATCCGCTAAAAGTAATCATGAGTTTTAACACGATGAAAAATTATGCCTACTCTTTGCAGCAAGGATTTTATGATGCTTGTCAGGGTTCGGATGCGATCGTCTATCATCCAGGGGCAGTAATTGGATATTTTATAGCCCAAACTTTAGATATTTCTAGTATTTTGGCAACACCGTTTCCGATGATTCCTACCAAGACTTACCCAGCACTCATTTTTTACAACTCTGTAAGATTAGGCAAAACATTCAATTTACTGACGCATATTCTATTTCAGAAAATCAGGTGGCTAATCTCCAAAGCCCCGATCAAGCAGTTCTGGAAAGATAAATTTGGCAGTATACCTCGCAATTTTATCGATCCGTTTTCTCAATTACAGTCAGAGAATAATTTAACTCTGGTTGCCTGTAGCAACTATGTATTTCCCAAGCCCCAGAATTGGTCGAAAGAGGTACATAATACAGGCTATTGGTTTTTAGACGAAGATGACTATTGGTCACCGCCAGATAAATTAAGTGAATTTTTGCTAGCTGGAACGCCACCTGTATATGTAGGTTTTGGAAGTTTAGGCAACCCAGCTAAAGCAACTCAAACAACTGAATTAATTATAGATGCGCTCCAACTTTCTGGACAACGTGGCATCTTAGCAACAGGATGGGGTGGAATGACTAAGCTGAATAAAACTTCTCAAGACATATTCATCATTGAAAGCGTTCCTCATGCTTGGTTATTTCCTAAAATGTCAGTTGTCGTTCATCACGGTGGTGCAGGAACAACTGCTGCTGCTTTGAGAGCGTGTGTTCCCAGCATTCTTATTCCTCATGCCAACGATCAATTTGCTTGGGGAAAAAAAGTTTATGAACTAGGTGTGGGTGCAAAACCAATTCCTAGAAAAAAACTGACCGTAGAAAAACTCTCGGCTGCCATTTCTTATGCTTTAAAAAAAGAAGTAAAAGTAGCTGCAAAAACTTTAG